The sequence GGGTGCTCCTGGTACCAGTACGCAGTCGAGGACAGGTCGTCGCTGCGCTTGTTCGCGTGGCCGTGCTCGATGCTCACCCGGATCGAGGTGGTGAAGGGGACGGGGTCCTCCACGTGAAAGCGGTAGGTGGAGATCTGCCCGGACCAGTTCTCCCCGCCCGGGAGGGTGAGCCCGTGATAGGGCGCGGAGAACGGCTGGGTGGGACACCAGGCCGTGTTGAAGTAGTCCTCCGTCCCGGTACCGTGCAACGTCGGTGGCCACGCCTCGCCGTCGACGAAGATCATGTCGTCCCCTTCGCCGTACCAGTTCCACTGCTCGGTATGGCGCAGGTTGGTCACGTTCAGCACGCAGCCCACGTAGTGGCCGCGGCCGGTGGTCGACAGAATGGTGTAGTTGCCGTCGCCATCGAGGTTGCTGCCCTCGAACAGGTACTCGGAGTTGCTCTGCCCCTGCGGCGGCACCCCATCGGTAGGGCACTGCCGGTTCCAGCTGGCGTGGAACCGGCCGAGGCCGTCCTCGAGCTCGTCGAAAGCGTCGTAGTCGATGTAGAAGTAGAACCACAGCACCTCCGAGGAGCACTCGCTGGTGAGCTCGAACCGGGCGCCGTCGGCAAACGGCATGTGGAAGAAGGAGTTGAACGACTTCCCGTCCTCCGGGCTCATCTGCAGCGGCAGCGAGGCGAAGTTCACCGTGCGGGCGTGCCCGACGCCGAAGAAGTCGCCGAGCGGCACGAGCACGCTCGGTGTGTCGGCACCGTCCCAGTAGAT is a genomic window of Ruania zhangjianzhongii containing:
- a CDS encoding glycoside hydrolase family 172 protein — its product is MTMTVSRYGDFGSSLRDLPRLRSHRRRRESSWDRSGGNEDRVTIHPGQTVTLADIAGAGSVNHLWMTVAPREPDTPETADRDYLRKLVLRIYWDGADTPSVLVPLGDFFGVGHARTVNFASLPLQMSPEDGKSFNSFFHMPFADGARFELTSECSSEVLWFYFYIDYDAFDELEDGLGRFHASWNRQCPTDGVPPQGQSNSEYLFEGSNLDGDGNYTILSTTGRGHYVGCVLNVTNLRHTEQWNWYGEGDDMIFVDGEAWPPTLHGTGTEDYFNTAWCPTQPFSAPYHGLTLPGGENWSGQISTYRFHVEDPVPFTTSIRVSIEHGHANKRSDDLSSTAYWYQEHPATGLVLPPVEQRLPRLG